The Rhodothermales bacterium genome segment TGCCGCCGGCCATCTCCCCCAACCTCCAGACGCTGACTCTCCAGTTGGTGCAAAATCTCCTGTGCTCGTGCAATAACGGCCTCCGGGAGGCCGGCCATACGCGCGACCTCGATGCCGTAGGAGTGATCCGCGCCGCCGGGAATCAACTTGTGGAGGAAGATCACTTTCCCGTCGTGCTCCTGGACCTGGACGCGCATATTCACGATCCGATCGTAGCGCGAAGCGAGTTCGTTCAACTCGTGGTAGTGCGTGGCGAACAAGGTGCGCGCGGCCACCGCCGGCCGCTCGTGGAGGTACTCGACGAGCGACCACGCAATCGATAGACCATCGAACGTGCTCGTCCCACGGCCGAGTTCGTCGAGGAGGATGAGGGAATCCGGCGTGGCGTTGTTGAGTATGTTCGCCGCCTCGTTCATCTCCACCAGAAAGGTACTCTCACCCGATGCAAGGTTGTCCGACGCCCCAACACGCGTAAAAATCCGGTCCACAACCCCTATTCGCGCCCGCGTAGCCGGCACGTACGACCCCACCTGCGCCATGAGGACAATCAAACCCACCTGGCGGAGGATGACACTTTTGCCGGCCATGTTGGGGCCCGTAATGATAATAATCTGCTCGCGGACGGGATCGAGCGAAACGCTGTTTGCGATAAACGGCTGTCCGTGCGGCAAGAGCTGCTCGACCACCGGATGCCGCCCGTCCACGATATCGAGCCGGCGCGAATCGTCGAGCTCCGGCCGGACGTACCGGTGGCGAGTCGCGGCCTCGGCGAAGGACGCCAGGCAGTCCAGCTGCGCAAGGCTATCCGCGTTGCGTTGAAACGCCGGCACCTGATCGGCCACCCGCGCGCGCAACTCCTGATACAGTGTCGTCTCGATCGTCAGCATCCGCTCCTCGGCCGTGAGGATCTTCTCTTCGTACTCCTTTAACGCCGGCGTGATGTACCGCTCGGCGTTTACCAGCGTCTGCTTTCGTATGTAGTCCGCCGGCACCTTGTCCCGATGGGCGTGGGTGATTTCGATATAATATCCGAAGACGCGGTTGAAGCCGACTTTCAGCGAAGGAATACCTGTCCGCGTGACTTCGTCTTTCTGCATCCGGGCGACCCAGTCTTTCCCGGTGCGGGTGAGGGTCCGTAGTTCGTCGAGTTCGGCGTTATACCCTGGCCGGAAAACCCCACCATCGGCGAGCGTCGCCGGCGGTTCATCGACGATGGCCTCGCGAATCAGGGTGACGACCTCGGTGCAGGGTTCGAGCCGGTCCACGAGCGCGGCGATAAAGCTGTTGGTTGATCCGGCCAGGAGCTGGCGCACGACAGGGATGACTTCCAGAGCCGAGCGAATAGCCATCATGTCGCGCGGTGTCGCGCGGCCCGTCGAGAGGCGCGCCGCGAGGCGCTCGAGGTCGCCGATCGGGCGGAGTGTCACA includes the following:
- the mutS gene encoding DNA mismatch repair protein MutS, which codes for MAPSASKESAADGALTPLMRQYYKIKERHADAILLFRMGDFYETFETDAETVSKVLGIALTKRSNGKASTVPLAGFPYHSLDNYLPKLVQAGYRVAVCEQLEDPKFARKIVKRDVVEVVTPGVSFHEQLLHPKQSHYLAAVHWGGRKVKNDTAGVAYLDASTGEFALSEVSASGLLEFLHMISPAEVLVDKRRQDEIRWLRAHGYLVTPQEDWCFGYDFGLETLLRHFKTHSLKGFGVDAYEIGIVAAGAALYYLNETQKGRLPHIARLTYHASDAYMALDVQTKRNLELVASMQNGRQEGSLVEILDFTVTPIGARRLRRWLLQPLRQVAVIEERLAAVSTFVDGATLREQFRVTLRPIGDLERLAARLSTGRATPRDMMAIRSALEVIPVVRQLLAGSTNSFIAALVDRLEPCTEVVTLIREAIVDEPPATLADGGVFRPGYNAELDELRTLTRTGKDWVARMQKDEVTRTGIPSLKVGFNRVFGYYIEITHAHRDKVPADYIRKQTLVNAERYITPALKEYEEKILTAEERMLTIETTLYQELRARVADQVPAFQRNADSLAQLDCLASFAEAATRHRYVRPELDDSRRLDIVDGRHPVVEQLLPHGQPFIANSVSLDPVREQIIIITGPNMAGKSVILRQVGLIVLMAQVGSYVPATRARIGVVDRIFTRVGASDNLASGESTFLVEMNEAANILNNATPDSLILLDELGRGTSTFDGLSIAWSLVEYLHERPAVAARTLFATHYHELNELASRYDRIVNMRVQVQEHDGKVIFLHKLIPGGADHSYGIEVARMAGLPEAVIARAQEILHQLESQRLEVGGDGRRQAVAPAPKAADDRLQLSLFEVQDPKAQKVADALRRIDPERMSPVEALLKLVELKQWL